In the genome of Mucilaginibacter sp. 14171R-50, the window TAATGATGGCAAACACCGCTATGATACCTCCTATGGCTAAACTGCCGGTATCGCCCATAAAAACCTGCGCCGGGTACGAGTTGTACCATAAAAAGCCCACGCATGCCCCCACAAAAGCGCCTGCAAATATTACCAGTTCGGCCGAATTGGGTATGTACATGATGTTGAGGTATTCGGCTATCAGCGTGTTACTGGATACGTACGCCAGAATGGCCAACGTTAAGCCAATGATAGCTGATGTACCCGTAGCCAATCCGTCGATGCCATCGGTAATGTTGGCGCCGTTTGATACCGCGGTAATGATAACGATCACAAAAAGCATAAATACAAGCAAGGCATAATGCTCATAACCCGGCCCAAGAAATTTCAACACCTTACCGTAATCAAACTCGTTGTTTTTATAGAAAGGCATGGTGGTTTTGGTCGATTTGATATCCTGCGTTAACACCTGCTTATCGCCCCGCATATGAAAAGCTACCGGCACGTCGTATTTTATAGGCAGCTTTACTTCCTGGCGCATAGTAATACTTGTATTAAAGTACATCGTCCAGCCAATAAAAATAGCTAACCCAACCTGGCCGGTAATTTTAAACTTACCTGCTAAGCCTTCCTTATTCTTTTTAAATACCTTAATATAATCATCCAGAAAGCCAATAGCACCCAGCCAAATAGTAGTAACCAGCATCATGATGATGTAGATGTTATCAATTTTAGCAAACAGCAGCGTAGGAATAAGGATACCCAAAATAATAATGATACCACCCATTGTAGGGGTACCCGATTTTTGCATTTGCCCCTCTAAACCCAGGTTACGCACTGTTTCGCCAACTTGTTTAAACCTTAAATAATCAATAAGCCTGCGGCCATAAACCGTTGTTACCAATAACGATACAATTACCGCCATAGCCATCCGAAAGGTAATGTACTGCATCACACCTATCCCGGGGATACTGTAATTTTTACTTAGGTAGGTAAACAGGTAATATAACATTGGCTTGTTTTATGATTTCACAGTTTTATGATTAACTGACCATTTTTCAAATCTCAAATTTCTAATCAACTCATCATTTTAAATTGCTCCTGCAATTCTTCCATATCATCAAAATGGTTTTTAACGCCATTTATTTCCTGGTACTTTTCGTGGCCTTTGCCTGCCAGCAGGATGATGTCCCCGGGCTGCGCCAACATGCAGGCCGTTTTAATCGCCTCGCGCCTGTCAACAATACTTACGGTATGACGCTTAAAAGCCGGATCTATACCTTCCTCCATATCTTTGATGATCTGCGCCGGGTCTTCTGTGCGCGGGTTATCTGATGTAAGGATAACCTTATCGCTCGATTCGGTTGCTACCTTGGCCATAACCGGCCGCTTGGTCTTATCCCTATCGCCGCCGCAGCCGATAACTGTAATTACTTTTTCGCTTCCCTTGCGTATGTCGTGAATGGTGCTTAACACATTCTGCACTGCATCGGGCGTGTGGGCATAATCAACAATACCAATAACCTTGTTAGGGGCCACTATATATTCAAATCTGCCTTCGGCACCGGTTAATTTGCTCAGGCTCACCAGCACCTTCGATTTATCCTGTTCTAAAAGCAGTGCTGCCGAATAAACCGCCAACAGGTTGTAGGCATTGAATGTACCTACCAGTTTAAACCATACTTCTTCATTATCAATATTAAGCAGCAAACCGCCAAACTGATTCTCAATAATGCGGGCTTTGTAATCAGCCATGCTTTTAAGCCCGTATGTTTTTTTGTGAGCCGATGTATTTTGCAGCATTACATTACCATTTTTATCGTCGCTGTTGGTAAGGGCGAACGCGCTTTTTGGCAGATGGTCAAAAAATGCCTTTTTAGCTTTCAGGTAGCTATCGAATGTTTTATGATAATCTAAATGATCGTGTGTAAGGTTTGAGAATATACCGCCCGAAAACACCAGCCCGTCTATACGGTGCTGCGCAATAGCGTGCGAGCTTACTTCCATAAAGCAGTAGTCGCAACCCTCGTTCACCATATCGGCCAGCAATTTATTCAGCGCTACCGGATCAGGGGTGGTATGGGTTGACGGGATAATGCGCCCGTTCACCTGGTTTTCAACCGTTGAGAGCAGCCCGCATTTGTAACCCATATCGCGGAACAGCTTGTAAAGCAGGGTAGCAATAGTGGTTTTGCCATTTGTACCGGTAACCCCAACCAGCTTAAGGTTTGATGATGGGTTTTCGTAAAAGTTGGCGGCGAGTGTCGCCAGTGCTTTAGCCGAGTCGGCAACCATTAAAAAGTCAACCTCGGCCGCTGTATGAGCCGGCAGCTCTTCGCAAATAATAGCTATAGCGCCGTCTTTTATTGCCTGGTCAATATAGTCGTGCCCATCTACCGCGGTACCTTTAACGGCTACGAACATGCAGCCCGGCACTACCTGGCGCGAGTCGAACACAACGGCCGAGATCTCCACATCGGCACTTCCCTGCAGTTCGGTAAATGCCACTCCTTCTAATATGTCGCTCAAATATCTCATTGCAGTTCTATTGTTATTTTTGAACCTTTTGGAATCACGCTTCCCCCCGTTACCGATTGCGCAGTAACTGATCCGCTGCCCTTTACCGCCACTTTATATCCTGCATTGCCTAACGCGTAAAGCGCATCGCTCAGGCCCATGCCTGTTACATTAGGCACCGTGCCGGTTTTGTATTTATTATCTTCAAAAGCAATGCCGCTGCTGGTATCAACACCGTTTAAATTGGCCGAAGCATATAGCGGTTTTATACCAAGCTTACTGTAAACCTTTTTTAACGCTTTTATATTACCCTGCTTAAATTTGGGCAGGGTGGTGTTTCCTATTAAATGCGCCGGCGTTTGGTTCACTTCCATATCGCCTGCGTAGATACGGTCGGCTATTTCTCTGAAAACCGGGCCCGACACCAATGCACCATAATAAGCACCCTTAGGATCATTGATAACCACTATCATAGAATATTTAGGCTTATCCGCCGGAAAATAACCTACAAACGATGCCTGATATTGGCTTTTTACCTTATATCCCCTGTTTCCGTCTGCAACCTGGGCCGTGCCGGTTTTACCGGCAATTTTGTACTCGGGGTTGTAAACCACCTGTTTACCGCTGCCTTCGGTTACCACACCTTCAAGCATGCTTTTAATTTTACTCAGCGTTTCGTCCGAACATATTTTATCGTTTACCACACGCGCCTTGAACTGTTCGATGGGGTTGCCCAGTCTCCTGATCTCGCGTACAAAAATGGGGGCTATGTATTTACCATTATTTGCCACCGCGTTGTAAAACGAAAGCATTTTTAACGGCGTTAGCTGCATTTCGTACCCATAAGCCATTTGCGGCAGGGTCATGTTCTTGTTCCAGCTTCGGTTGCCTGGATTTTTCACCACCGGCTGTGCCTCACCCGGAATTTGCAGCTTCATTTTCTCATTTAAATGCCAGGCATATAAATGGTCGGTAAATTTTGACTGATTGTTACCGTAATGCGTATTGATCAATTTGGCAATGGCCGCGTTAGACGACTCTTCAAAGGCCTTTTTTACCGTTACAGTTTCAATTTTCGGGTGCGAGTCGGTTATCAGCTTACCGGGTATCTGGTAATAACCTGTGCCTATCATGGTATTGGTATCAACCAGTTTATCTTCCAGCAGGGCCATGTATGATGCCAGCTTGAATGTAGAGCCGGGGTCCTGGTTACCTGCTATAGCATAATTAAATTTTTCTTTATAAACCCCTTCTTCTACTTTAGAAAAATTGGCTATGGCCCTTACTTCGCCGGTGGCAACTTCCATTACAATCACAACGCCATGATCTGCCTTACTTTTAATAAGTTGCTTTTCAAGGGCGCTTTGTGCCAGGTCCTGCATGTTTACATCAATGGTAGATATAATATCTGCTCCCTCTTTTGGCGCTATTTCGTTATCGTCGTTAACAGGCATCCACACACCGCCCGCCATGCGCCGTTCTAAACGCTTGCCGCTTTCGCCGTTAATGTATTCGGCATACGCCCCTTCAAGGCCTACCCCATTTTTAACATTTTCGTTTTTATAACCTATGGTACGCGCCGCTAAAAAGCGGAAAGGCCTGATACGTTTATTTTGCTGCACAATTATCAGCCCGCCCTTGTATTTACCCATATTAAAAATTGGGAACTTACGGATCTCCTTTAACTCGCTGTAAGTAACTTTACGCCTTACTAACTGGTAGCGCGAGCTGTCCTTACGCGCATCCCGAAACATCCTTGAATAATCGCGGGCTGATCTGTCGCCAAAAAAGGCCGACAATTTCATGGCCAGCGAATCTATTTTAAGATTAAACACCTTATCATTCTCTATACCACCGGCCAGCATATCCATTCGCAGTTCATACTCGGGCACCGATGTAGCCAGCAGGCTACCATCTACCGAAAAAATGTTCCCCCGGGCCGCTTCAATGTTTCTGTAACGGGTAGACATGGTTTTTGACATCGCCTGCCACTTTTTACCTTGTATAAACTGCACACGGCAAAGCTGGAACACTACCGCTGCTGCAAACAGCAGGATTAACCCAAAGGCCAGGTAAACCCTTAACAGTATGTTTGTTCTGATACTCATTACTGCGCGTCCTCCTTTACGGTTATTTTTTGTGGCGGCTCCGTAGGTTCTCTTATACCCAGGGTATCGGCACGTTTGGCAACCTCGGTTAAAGTGCTTTTAAAGGCCAGGTCGGCTTTACTGCTTTTATATTCCCAGCTTAGTTCTTTAACTTCCTTGCTTATCTTATCAATATCGCGTATGTTGTTTTCAGATACATGCCTGTTACCAATATACAGCATGCCCAAAAACGCCACATATAATACAAATGGCAGTGCACGGGTAGCATCGTCAGTTGTGATGACCCCGTTTTTTAAGAACTGCGTTAAAAAGTTATCGGGTATTTCCTTTGCAGGCTTTTCTTCCACGATAAGCTTTTGTTCTTCTAATTCTTCCTCCTGAATTTCTGTACGTAAACGATTGGTCATTTTTTTACAGCTATTCTTAATTTGGCACTGCGTGCCCGGTTATTGCTTAATATCTCTTCTTCGGTAGCTACAATTGCACCGCGGCTAACCGCGTCAAAAGGCCGGTTATTGTTACCATAAAGGTCTTTCTCTACCTCGCCGCTGAACTTGCCTTTAGCAATAAAATTTTTCACCAGCCTGTCTTCAAGTGAGTGATATGACATCACTACCAGCCTGCCGCCGGTTGCTAATACTTCAGCGGATTGTATCAGGAAATCTTTCAAAGCTTCCAGCTCCTGGTTCACCTCTATCCTCAGCGCCTGAAAAACCTGCGCCAGGTATTTATTCTCTTTACCCCGTGGGGTAATATTGCTTATCGCATTTTTCAGGTCGGCAACAGTAACTATGGGGCCGTTAAGCCTGGCGGTTACAATAGTTTTAGCCAGCGATTTGGCGTTTTGCACTTCGCCATACATGCCAAAAATGCGGTGCAGGTCAGCTTCGCTATAGTTGTTCACTACTTCTTTAGCGCTAAGATCAGATGCCTGGTTCATGCGCATATCCAGCTCGGCATCAAAGCGTATCGAAAATCCGCGGTCGGCCTGGTCAAACTGGTATGACGATACACCCAGATCAGCCAGTATACCATCAACGGGAATGGCATCGTGCAGCCTTGTGAAATTTTTGAGGTACCTGAAGTTTTGATCGATAAAGGTGAAGCGTTCGTCGTCTATCAAATTTTGCTGCGCATCGGCATCCTGGTCAAACGCCAGCAATCGCCCGCCCGCCCCTAAATGCTTCATTATCTCGCGCGAGTGGCCGCCGCCGCCAAAGGTTACGTCAACATAGGTGCCATCGGGTTTTATACTCAAAGCCTCGATGCATTCGGCAAGCATTACAGGGGTATGATAATTACTCATCGCGCCCCCTTCCTTTATTGCCCATAACCTCTTCGGCCAGATCGGCGAAATTATCGGGCTCGTTACTTATCATTTCAAGGTGGGCCTTTTTATCCCAAACCTCAACCTTATTTAATAAGCAGGTAAGCACAACCTCGCCGGTAATACCTGCATAATCCAACAGATGCTTTGGCAGGTTTACCCTGCCGGCAGCATCCGGCTGTAAAACCGTTGCGCCACCGGTAAAATATCTTACAAACTTGATACTTTTCCTGTCGTATTCGTTAAGTTTGCTCAGTTCACCAAGCTTTATGTCCCATTCCTTTTTAGTGTAAATAACAAGATAGTTCTCAAGGCCGCGATTGATCACAAGACCTTCATTGTCAGCTTCCGGGAGCTGCTTCTTAAGGTCCGCAGGGATCATCATCCGCCCTTTGGCATCCAGTTTACAATTAAATTCTCCGGTTAAATAGGACATTCTACAAGGTCAACAACATTTGTAACGTAAAAGTATATTACTTTTACCACTTTTTACCACTTTTTACCACCAAAAAGTTTTCAACACTTTTGGTGCCTTCGCGGCTATGTTATGTTGCGAATAATTATAGCTTTGAAACTGTATTACACGCCAAAACATGATCATCGTTATCCAATGCACCGACCGTGTGGGCCTGGTTGCGGCTATATCGGGCCTGCTTGCTCAAAAACAGTTTAATATTACCAGCATGCATGAGCATGTGGACAATAACGCCAACCTGTTTTTTATGCGGCTTGAAGTAGACAAAACAGATAATGCTGAAGGACTTGAAGAAGACCTGTGCCAAATTTTACCTAACGGCGCGATAGTTAAAATAAACCCCCTGCCCGAAAAAAAGATCATTGTACTGGTTACCAAAGAATACCATTGCCTTGCAGACATTTTGGTGCGTAATTATTTTAAAACACTTGGCGCCAGCGTACAATGTGTAATTGGCAATCATGATACCCTGCAGGATATCTGCCGGCGGTTCGACGTGCCGTTTTACCATTTGCCCGCAACCGGGGATAAAGAGTTGTTTGAGCAAAAGCTGCTCAACACAATCGGGAAATATGAATATGACTACCTGGTGCTGGCCAAATTTATGCGGATACTTTCGCACCAATTTGTAAGCCGTTTCCCAATGCAGATCATCAATATCCATCACTCGTTTTTGCCGGCCTTTGCAGGGGCCAGTCCCTACCGGCAGGCTTACGAGCGGGGAGTTAAGCTAATAGGCGCAACGGCGCATTATGTAACCGATGAACTGGACGAAGGCCCCATCATTGCGCAGCAAATTATCCCTGCCAATCACTCGCTTGCCGTATCTGATATGGTAAAGGCCGGGAAGGAAATAGAAACTGCCGTTTTAGCCAAAGCCTTAAAGCTGGTTTTTGACGACCGGGTTTTTGTGTATAAGAACAAAACGGTGGTGCTGGAGTAAGCCTTGTAACAATATTTAAACAATTGGCATTAATTGGTAAATATTTGTACTTTACAGGTACCAAACCGCCGCAATGAGATCATTCCTAATTACCTTTTTCACAGCATTCTGCGCATGCGCCGCATTGGCACAACAAGTTACGCCTCCGGTTCAAAGAAGCATCCGATTTGATTTTATCAGCGGTGACAGCACCCGCCTTAGCTTTAACGAGGACTTTAACCTGATTGAAGATAGCTGCAGCCAGGTTTACCGCTATGCGCATGTGAATATTCAAGGCAGAAAATATACCGGGCCATTCAGAGATGTAAGCAAGGCCGATGCTAACCTGCTGATCACCCAGGGCACATACACGTCCGAAGGCCTTAAGGAAGGGCCGTTTACCATCAATTATTTAAATGGTAGGCTGCAGGCAAAGGGCAATTTTAAGAACGGGCTTTTTGACGGGAGATGGGAGGTTTTTTATGATAACGGCAAACCCAAAATAACTTTTGAGGCGGATGGCAAGGACATTAAAATTATTGATGAATGGGATGCCAAAGGTAACAGGACCGTAAACAACGGCAACGGAACCTACCGGGCAGATATGGGCTTTATATACTGGAAAGGAAAGCTGCTTAATGGCAAACCTGAGGGAAAGTGGAAATCCAAAAAAACATCTGACGACAGCGACCTTACAACCGAGGTTTATAAAAATGGCGTTTTTCAAGGGGGCAGTACCTCCGTTTCGGAGTATCATGATGTGTCCAGAATGGTGTTGATCTCCCCGGATATATTCCCTTTTACAAATGCCGAAAAACTCCAAATATCCTTAACGCCTTGCAATGGCGTAAAGCCCGGGTCAGTTGTTAATGCTTCGTATATAGGAGGAACCTCATCTTTTAATGACCATATAGCAGAACTAACAAACGCCTTTATAAAAAACGGCAATCTTTGGTCGATAAGCGGGCAGATAACATTAGATGGTGAAGTAAACGAACGAGGCGCTATTGTTAAGTTAAAAAACCGCGATCCGGGGTATTCAGATCTTGCACAGGCATTGATTTCCAAGCTACGCTCGCTGCCCAATTTGCAACCCGCTACAGTTAACGGAAAACCTGTTAAACAGGGTTTTACTATAACCTACACTTTTCAAACAGGCTCATATAGATACAAGTATAGCTTTTTACCTGTCAGGCCATAACCCCGTCATTGCCAGATAGATTGGAGCGGCTGGATCTGTAAATGTTCAATCTCCATACCGTTGTTGACGATGCTTAAACGGGTATATGGCTTTTTAGGGAAATAAAGGGAGGTAAGGTTGCTTAACCCGCCATCGGCAAATAATTCTACAGACGACGCATCTACCAGCAGCTCAAAATTTGAGGTAGGTGATAATGATACCCGCGGGGCGTAGAGTACAGCCGCGAAATTTTGGCTAAAGCCGCTTTGGCCTGCTTTGGTTCGATCGATATAATAGCGGCTGTTTTTGGCTTCATATCCTATAACCAGTTTTTCGCCCGAACCGTTAGATAAAATAACCGAATAATCTTTTACGGCCCGGGTATTAAATTTTAGCCGGTATTGTGCAGGCGTTTGTTTGATAACCGAAAAGATATTGTTGTCTTTTGCCAGCAGGCCTGCGTCTACCTTAATGGTTTTGGTAACTATTTTATCCAATTCCTCAACCGGGTTAGAGGCGAGCCAGATATCGCCGGCCATCAGTTTTAAAGAAAGCTGTCGCGGTATGGTCATCGCATTGCGCCACTTCAGGGTTGGCACCTGGTTGGCATACTGCCAATTGCTCATCCAACCCAAAAACACTTTGCGAGCGCCTGTATTGCCAAAGGTTACGCCCGCGTAATTGTCGGGCCCGAAATCTATCCACTTGGTTTGGCTGCCTATCGGCGTGAATTTCCCCCCGTCGAAATGACCCACAAAGTATTGCGTAGCCGAACCTTTATTTGGACCGCCCGGGTTAATGCTAACCAGCAGCACCCAATATTCTTTACCATTTAGTTTAAGCGATATCAGATCGGGGCATTCCCAAACGCCGCCGTGCGCGCCAAGCATCTGGCCAAATTCGCTTTCTTTTTTCCACTCCTTTAAATTAGGCGATGAGTAAAAGGTAACTCTGTCTTTAGTGGCAAGGGTCATTATCCACTTATTACCGGGGGCATACCAGCAAACTTTCGGATCCCGAAAATCTCTGATACCCGGATTTTTGAGCACCGGGTTGCCCTTATACTTTGTCCAGGTAAGGCCTTCATTTAAGCTGTAAGCAAGGCTTTGATTTTGAAATTTTGTAGAACCCGTTTTCTCGCCTTTCGGGTCGTGATGGGTAAATATGGCAACCATGGCAGGCTTATCTTTAGTGCCCAAGCCGGATGTATTATCTTTATCTATAACCGCGCTGCCGCTAAATATATAGCCCAGCTTATCAGGATATAATGCAATAGGCAACTGTTTCCAGTGGATCAGATCTTTACTCACGGCGTGGCCCCAGTGCATTGGCCCCCAAACCGTTGCTTTGGGGTAATACTGAAAAAACAAGTGATATGTACCTTTATAATATACCAGGCCGTTTGGGTCGTTCGTCCAGTGTTCTTTAGGCGAAAAATGCACCTGTGGACGATAGGGTTCATGGTAGGGCGTTATTTGTGCCTTTTGTGCAAACGATGATAATGATGCTAAAACAAAGCACCCCAAGAGCAATCCTTTTTTTACCATAAGTTCATGATTTACCGGCTTTTAGATTAATTACGCCAATGGTAATTACTGTAAACATAGTTACAACCACCCATGTATAAAAACGTTATCGAACATTTTATTGAGAACGATCAAAGTATCTGGTTAAATTCCAGCCGTTCGCCGTCGGGGCCGGTTATATTAAAATAACGGCAGCCCTTTGCCCAAAACTGCAACAATACGGGTTCTGGTTCAATAATATTGAACCCGGTACGTTTTATCTCAGCAAAAGCCTCGTCAATATTCTCTACATTGAAAGCTATATGGTCTATATGTCCGTTCTTACGATTTCGTACCTCCTGTAGCTGAGGCTCGGGTAACTGGTATAACTCTAAGAGCATTTCGCCGCGCCGCATCATTACGCATGTACCTGGCCGGCCACCATCCATAAAGCCGGCCAGCATAGCCTTGGTAAAGCCCAGCCGTTCATAAAACGTTTGCGAATCGCCGATGTTGGTTACCGGGATGCCGATGTGCTGTATGGCGGTGATATT includes:
- the purU gene encoding formyltetrahydrofolate deformylase yields the protein MIIVIQCTDRVGLVAAISGLLAQKQFNITSMHEHVDNNANLFFMRLEVDKTDNAEGLEEDLCQILPNGAIVKINPLPEKKIIVLVTKEYHCLADILVRNYFKTLGASVQCVIGNHDTLQDICRRFDVPFYHLPATGDKELFEQKLLNTIGKYEYDYLVLAKFMRILSHQFVSRFPMQIINIHHSFLPAFAGASPYRQAYERGVKLIGATAHYVTDELDEGPIIAQQIIPANHSLAVSDMVKAGKEIETAVLAKALKLVFDDRVFVYKNKTVVLE
- the mraY gene encoding phospho-N-acetylmuramoyl-pentapeptide-transferase; its protein translation is MLYYLFTYLSKNYSIPGIGVMQYITFRMAMAVIVSLLVTTVYGRRLIDYLRFKQVGETVRNLGLEGQMQKSGTPTMGGIIIILGILIPTLLFAKIDNIYIIMMLVTTIWLGAIGFLDDYIKVFKKNKEGLAGKFKITGQVGLAIFIGWTMYFNTSITMRQEVKLPIKYDVPVAFHMRGDKQVLTQDIKSTKTTMPFYKNNEFDYGKVLKFLGPGYEHYALLVFMLFVIVIITAVSNGANITDGIDGLATGTSAIIGLTLAILAYVSSNTLIAEYLNIMYIPNSAELVIFAGAFVGACVGFLWYNSYPAQVFMGDTGSLAIGGIIAVFAIIIRKELLVPVLCGVFLVENLSVIMQVGWFKFTKRKYGEGRRIFLMAPLHHHYQKKGFHESKIVTRFWIICIFLAIITVITLKLR
- a CDS encoding UDP-N-acetylmuramoyl-L-alanyl-D-glutamate--2,6-diaminopimelate ligase, translating into MRYLSDILEGVAFTELQGSADVEISAVVFDSRQVVPGCMFVAVKGTAVDGHDYIDQAIKDGAIAIICEELPAHTAAEVDFLMVADSAKALATLAANFYENPSSNLKLVGVTGTNGKTTIATLLYKLFRDMGYKCGLLSTVENQVNGRIIPSTHTTPDPVALNKLLADMVNEGCDYCFMEVSSHAIAQHRIDGLVFSGGIFSNLTHDHLDYHKTFDSYLKAKKAFFDHLPKSAFALTNSDDKNGNVMLQNTSAHKKTYGLKSMADYKARIIENQFGGLLLNIDNEEVWFKLVGTFNAYNLLAVYSAALLLEQDKSKVLVSLSKLTGAEGRFEYIVAPNKVIGIVDYAHTPDAVQNVLSTIHDIRKGSEKVITVIGCGGDRDKTKRPVMAKVATESSDKVILTSDNPRTEDPAQIIKDMEEGIDPAFKRHTVSIVDRREAIKTACMLAQPGDIILLAGKGHEKYQEINGVKNHFDDMEELQEQFKMMS
- a CDS encoding toxin-antitoxin system YwqK family antitoxin — encoded protein: MRSFLITFFTAFCACAALAQQVTPPVQRSIRFDFISGDSTRLSFNEDFNLIEDSCSQVYRYAHVNIQGRKYTGPFRDVSKADANLLITQGTYTSEGLKEGPFTINYLNGRLQAKGNFKNGLFDGRWEVFYDNGKPKITFEADGKDIKIIDEWDAKGNRTVNNGNGTYRADMGFIYWKGKLLNGKPEGKWKSKKTSDDSDLTTEVYKNGVFQGGSTSVSEYHDVSRMVLISPDIFPFTNAEKLQISLTPCNGVKPGSVVNASYIGGTSSFNDHIAELTNAFIKNGNLWSISGQITLDGEVNERGAIVKLKNRDPGYSDLAQALISKLRSLPNLQPATVNGKPVKQGFTITYTFQTGSYRYKYSFLPVRP
- a CDS encoding FtsL-like putative cell division protein; this translates as MTNRLRTEIQEEELEEQKLIVEEKPAKEIPDNFLTQFLKNGVITTDDATRALPFVLYVAFLGMLYIGNRHVSENNIRDIDKISKEVKELSWEYKSSKADLAFKSTLTEVAKRADTLGIREPTEPPQKITVKEDAQ
- the rsmH gene encoding 16S rRNA (cytosine(1402)-N(4))-methyltransferase RsmH, yielding MSNYHTPVMLAECIEALSIKPDGTYVDVTFGGGGHSREIMKHLGAGGRLLAFDQDADAQQNLIDDERFTFIDQNFRYLKNFTRLHDAIPVDGILADLGVSSYQFDQADRGFSIRFDAELDMRMNQASDLSAKEVVNNYSEADLHRIFGMYGEVQNAKSLAKTIVTARLNGPIVTVADLKNAISNITPRGKENKYLAQVFQALRIEVNQELEALKDFLIQSAEVLATGGRLVVMSYHSLEDRLVKNFIAKGKFSGEVEKDLYGNNNRPFDAVSRGAIVATEEEILSNNRARSAKLRIAVKK
- a CDS encoding penicillin-binding protein codes for the protein MSIRTNILLRVYLAFGLILLFAAAVVFQLCRVQFIQGKKWQAMSKTMSTRYRNIEAARGNIFSVDGSLLATSVPEYELRMDMLAGGIENDKVFNLKIDSLAMKLSAFFGDRSARDYSRMFRDARKDSSRYQLVRRKVTYSELKEIRKFPIFNMGKYKGGLIIVQQNKRIRPFRFLAARTIGYKNENVKNGVGLEGAYAEYINGESGKRLERRMAGGVWMPVNDDNEIAPKEGADIISTIDVNMQDLAQSALEKQLIKSKADHGVVIVMEVATGEVRAIANFSKVEEGVYKEKFNYAIAGNQDPGSTFKLASYMALLEDKLVDTNTMIGTGYYQIPGKLITDSHPKIETVTVKKAFEESSNAAIAKLINTHYGNNQSKFTDHLYAWHLNEKMKLQIPGEAQPVVKNPGNRSWNKNMTLPQMAYGYEMQLTPLKMLSFYNAVANNGKYIAPIFVREIRRLGNPIEQFKARVVNDKICSDETLSKIKSMLEGVVTEGSGKQVVYNPEYKIAGKTGTAQVADGNRGYKVKSQYQASFVGYFPADKPKYSMIVVINDPKGAYYGALVSGPVFREIADRIYAGDMEVNQTPAHLIGNTTLPKFKQGNIKALKKVYSKLGIKPLYASANLNGVDTSSGIAFEDNKYKTGTVPNVTGMGLSDALYALGNAGYKVAVKGSGSVTAQSVTGGSVIPKGSKITIELQ
- a CDS encoding VOC family protein — protein: MKPHINITAIQHIGIPVTNIGDSQTFYERLGFTKAMLAGFMDGGRPGTCVMMRRGEMLLELYQLPEPQLQEVRNRKNGHIDHIAFNVENIDEAFAEIKRTGFNIIEPEPVLLQFWAKGCRYFNITGPDGERLEFNQIL
- a CDS encoding glycoside hydrolase family 32 protein encodes the protein MVKKGLLLGCFVLASLSSFAQKAQITPYHEPYRPQVHFSPKEHWTNDPNGLVYYKGTYHLFFQYYPKATVWGPMHWGHAVSKDLIHWKQLPIALYPDKLGYIFSGSAVIDKDNTSGLGTKDKPAMVAIFTHHDPKGEKTGSTKFQNQSLAYSLNEGLTWTKYKGNPVLKNPGIRDFRDPKVCWYAPGNKWIMTLATKDRVTFYSSPNLKEWKKESEFGQMLGAHGGVWECPDLISLKLNGKEYWVLLVSINPGGPNKGSATQYFVGHFDGGKFTPIGSQTKWIDFGPDNYAGVTFGNTGARKVFLGWMSNWQYANQVPTLKWRNAMTIPRQLSLKLMAGDIWLASNPVEELDKIVTKTIKVDAGLLAKDNNIFSVIKQTPAQYRLKFNTRAVKDYSVILSNGSGEKLVIGYEAKNSRYYIDRTKAGQSGFSQNFAAVLYAPRVSLSPTSNFELLVDASSVELFADGGLSNLTSLYFPKKPYTRLSIVNNGMEIEHLQIQPLQSIWQ
- the mraZ gene encoding division/cell wall cluster transcriptional repressor MraZ is translated as MSYLTGEFNCKLDAKGRMMIPADLKKQLPEADNEGLVINRGLENYLVIYTKKEWDIKLGELSKLNEYDRKSIKFVRYFTGGATVLQPDAAGRVNLPKHLLDYAGITGEVVLTCLLNKVEVWDKKAHLEMISNEPDNFADLAEEVMGNKGRGRDE